The genomic segment AGGCCAAACAATTACAGCAATGTCCTTACCATACCAAAAAAGTGGAGAAGACCAAACTAATGAATCAATTAAAACATCTAAAGACCGAACTAAACTATGTTATGGATATACTTTTCAGGTAGCATACCTGTTGGAGCCGATCTTCTGAGGATTTTCTGAAACATTGTTGTTCCCTGGAAAAGAACAAATGGATACCCCAGCAATTCTTTCCTTAAAAGCGATGGCATGTCGGTAAAACCAAATGACGAAACCCAGGTATTACTGAGCTGAGCTATAGCTGGCAAGACTAGTCTTTCGACACCCATTTCAACAAGCATCTGCAAAAGATGAGTATATGCTACAgaacaacaataaaatttaacaGAAAATAAATAGAAGATTCATGAATAAAATACCATAAACAGCAGAAAAGATACAAGCATCGCTAGTAGGCTGAAGGCCTAACATACATCATTAGGTTGATAAACCTAGGCTAAACTAAGACTGTTGACAAATTGTACCTTCTCTAGCTCATCAACAAGCAGCCGGCACATACCCTTTCGGCGATACTTGAAACGTGTAGCTACAAGTGGCATTTCTGCTACTTTTTGACCATGAATTCTGAAATCAACGTAAAGACCAAATGCACGCAAAAGATAAGTTACTCATTTGAAAATCAAGGATATAAACATTGCTTCCATAACCCAAAGAGTCACCTGATAGTAGCAACACAAACAGGTTCCTCATTGTGAACCAAAGCTATTACATAGAATCCATGAAAATCCAGTCTCCGAAATTTTGACCTGTTAAAAGCAAAATTGTTGAAGACTGAAAATGTTTACAGCAACAATATATGCTGACATATCAAACAAACAGAACAACAAAGCACGCAGCCCTCAGAAGGAACAAGCTTCATTTCACAAGGCAATTACAAATTTTAGGGGCCCATGCCCCCaccttttataaattttgaatcCTGCTAACTGCAAAACACTATCGGAAGGTTCAAGATATCATTGAACTTTCAACGAATGACAATTTGAAAAACCTGTTAATTATTTCAGTTAAAAGGCCTCAgagaaaaaataagttaaatcaTAGAACTGTTCATTGCCATAAAACATACACAATCAAGTTTCATTACTCGTATTGTCACGTAAATAgactaataacaaaaaatatagaAGGCaggattaaatttaatttatatttttatggtttttgctGGTTAAAAGAAAGGTAATTGTGAATCTAATCGTATAACTTAATTGGAATCATAGAATCATACATGTACGGTGATCATGATTCTAACAACCATAGAGAGATTTTCAAAATAAAGTTTATTTAGAGGAAGGACCATGAGAAACCCTGGAAAGTTttgagattttcaaaaaacattCTGCAACACAATTCATGaatatcaaaaaaatttcactaaaataagtAACTTTATCAGAAAGAATGCAAAAGGCATGATGTTCACTCCAGTTCACAGTCCCAATGGTTATCAATCTTGTTATAAATGCAATGAATAATGCACAGTAATACCAGAGAATTGATGATCAATCAAGTAAAGGACAAATTGATATTTTAGTTATTTGAGAACAATCtttgaataatgaagaatataACTAATCATTTCCATGTGGAAAAGAATAAGATGCAATATGTCATATTTATCACATTAATACAGTCCCAACTCTGGGTGCCAGCTTTGATAAAGCCggttaaaaaaatttgtttctGCATCCCTCAAAACTGTTCAGCAGATCCATGATGTGGAGTGTATGATTAAATAATGCTCTTGGATCCTAATTAGAATACAAAGgactatttttattcaaagaaaatttaaattaacaaGAAAAACTTATTGTGAGACCCAATAGTGcaaaaaacaaggccgcattgtATAGCATCGGCCGCATTGTaaagatttcaaaaaaaaatgaaccGACTGCATTTTGGCTGCATCATGGGATATCTCATGCTTTCGAATGATGCATCATTCACATTACCATTCCATTACTGCAATTGCGACAATTaccgcatttttgcactatggtgaGACCATAAAGGACAAGGACTCATAAAGAAGATAACACACTCAAACACAAACAGAAATAATATGGCAGCCACACTCTACATCCACATATGATAATTCTAAAAACAAGCACTCCCATTGTTATTGAGACTAACTTCAATAAATTTTACGAGGAATAAACAGGTATTGTTAGATTTAGATGTCTAGAAATTTCCGTTTTTAACTATGCACTCAAAAAATGATTTAACTACTGTTTATCATAAGAAAAACCCCATGGCATTTTATCAAGGTTCTAAATTCCAAGGGTTCAAAATATCTTTCAACATTTGCGTagttgacactattcatctaccaatatcatctcattttcttatccatatataaagaaaaaatatagttaagtgggatcttgttagaaTTGTCTTAATATGTAGTTCTCAAGTCTCAACTATCGACGTTTGATTGTctttatttaaaacataattagtgTTGGAAAACatgcaataaataaatttttcaagTATTTTGAAAAGGAGGAAATACTTAAAAAGAAGCTTTGAAATGTAGATTCAAAGTTCAAATTTGATACATAGTTTCTACTTTTTTAGTACGTGGGTGGAGAAATGGAGCACTTAGTAAAAAAGGGGGAGATAAATCTTAtaattatacaattaaattttataaggcCAATTCTTCCCACAGGAAAAAGGGTCCTATAAATGTTTTCTTCTTTTAGTTATAATGAATTATATTAGGAACCAGGAAAACACCAAGGGATGTAGCACCATATATTAACAGAGGTACCAACAAAAACATTAAAGGCCTTTGCTTGTCATAAACACCACCTATACGTAGATAACATATCAACCAATTGATTGGTACAAAATTGATGTCAAAACGCATAAATACTTTGCGTGCTTAAAATTCCACTAACAAtacatataatttattaataaacaatGCAAATAGCAAGAAAAGTGTCTGCAGGCAGCCAAGTATAAAGAGACGGAAGAATAACATAATTAGGTTTAAGGTTAATGGACCATGcttaaaaataagaaagaaattgcaccaaattaatcaagtcaacTAGAAATgcattaaattttcaaaaaacacCCAACATGCCAAATTGAAAATAGCCCTAGATTGTCTAAAGAACAGAAAATAAAGCATCAATACAGTTTTAGCATATAACACAAAAAACTCCATAATCGCAAGAGAATGCGGAGGCTGAATAGTACAAAAAATAGAAAGGGGTGGGGACTCACCCAGAATTGTAGACAATATCGGCAACCAGATCCCTTTCGGTGTGGGGTTCGATTATAGGTTCAAAGCACTCGTGAAAAACATTTAGAACTTGCGACACTTGAATGAGAGTATGAAATCGTTCATTGTGTACGTTACAATCATTTCTTCTAGATCTTGTAATAGTCCACGTAAATCCTTCCCTACTTGTTGGATTTGAAATTTGTAGAAGTTTGTGAAGGCGAGAACATATCTAAAAGCCAACCAAATGATCGTGATTAGCAAAACAGATTATGCAAAATGACCAAAGGTGAAGAAACCAAAACCAACTATCAATCTATAAAACAAGTAGCCTCacaaagttaaaacataattctTGGAAGAATGTGAGGTAAATGATCCAAAACTTGTATAGCTATTTGGCAATTGGCTTTTTTGTTAGCTTTTGGTTTTTGGCTTTTAGCTTTTTGATTGGTCAAATAGCCAATAAAAGTTTTTAGtaaatggcttttaagccaaaaccAAAAAGCTACTCATTTGTAGCTTTTTTCATTGTCTTGGTTTTTAGTCtactttttttctaataaacagccaacagctaacaaataatttttaacatcTCCAAAGCAATTCGCTTAAACATCTAGCTTAAACAACGACTAATACATCAAATCAACCAACAGCTTTAGCTAggccctttttttttattttgaaatttttatagaGCGATCAACGAAAATCGCTGCAGCCAAAGTTAGTTGACTCATTTTCGTGTTTACTTACCCCCTCAATTGATAGTTAACAACAACCTTATGCTAGGTAAAGGTCAAATTAAAGAGAATACCTCAAAACAGCTTCGGCTGCAAAACTTGTCCGAGAAACAGTTGTCGGAAACTAATGTTCCTGCTTCGTTCAAGCAAGCCACATGATCTACAAAGTCAGAGTTATATAAGATAAAGCGAAAAAACTTCAAGCATTGCAACATTGATGACATAGacaaagaaaacaataaatagAAGAAACACACATCGGCGGCTGCACTGGTAACACGCTTGAGTAAATAGTTGATCATCATTATCAGAATAATCCGAGCCACATAAGCCACATTTACATGATGGACAAAATGATTCTCCAGCAGGAGCTTCCTGATGACCACAACAATCAGTTAATATAAGAAAAGGACTTTCATATTGCACCCGATCTAAAGGTGGTAAATAGAAAAGGTAGTTCGAGAAATAGTAGGAAAGCTTATAAGATACGGTCAATTGTGCTTATTGTAAAATCTAGGGAATGGTGTCTAGCccaaaaaagcaaattatgagACATTCTAACCTGCCCCAAGGTACATAtattaattcatcaagcaaaaCTACAGAAAGACCAACTAATGTAAACTAATTATATCAAAAACATTTGATAAATTtatggagaaaaaaaattaaatcagtaAACCATAATAAGTTAATGTCTAAGAGCATGCCCAGAGTAATTGTTAGAGCAAATTACAGCTAGTGTATACAACAATGGAATAATCCTACAAGAAATTGACTAGAAGACACAATGGAAGAAGTTTTATTGAAGATTAATTAGTGTATACAACAAATTACAGCTCAAGAATGTCTCTATTTGAGATCAAGCACAAGCACTAcaagtaattattattactcATTAAAACCCTAGTGTTGTTTTGGATCTAAAATACTCAAGTTGCGCCTTTCTATCCAGCtgaaacaaaaacaaatgaTGTATATACCCAAGGAATTAAACTGGGTTTATTTATCCAAGCAAACAGGGCTTGTGCTCGACCGAGCAATAATGGTGTTTGCCCGAGAATTAAAATCCAGGAGCTAGAATGTTTCTAAGAGTTAAATTTTTGCTAATGCTCACCCAAGCAAGCAAATGGCCCACATACAGTCTACCCACCTGAGCAAAGCATTGATACACACTCTTGCTAGAACACTTTTGCAATACCTCAAAAAGGAATGGTTGATGAAATAGTTTCTGTACACTAAGTACTTGTTAGACAATAGATAAGCATAATCAAGGAAGTTGATAGTTCTAAATTTTTAGTGGTccaatcaaatcaaattttgcaaTATCTGAACAGGGCAAAAGTAATTTTCAACTAGAATTAATCTGCCTTTTGGTATATGTGGTCCACCAAATAACAAAATCTTAGTGTCATGACAATTAACAACGCtgtcttttgtttaattaaaacccCAACACATTAGTTGTTGTTATGCTTCAAACTTAAAACGTGTATACCTTAGTTAACAGCTACCAACAAAATCAGCTAATTTTCTTCTCAACAATAGTCTTTTGTTTTTCATAGGGGTGAGAGCCCAAAGAGAGTGTTGTTGTAGACATGAAATGTGCTTCCCAGACCACATATTAACACTGAATAACACCCTAGAGATTTACATAATATTCAAATCTTGGATATAAAAGTATTAACTTGTTTGGATGATTGGATCAAACGGGATGGAAGGAGGTGAATGAAAGCTCATTTGGATGATAGATGAGGGAAGGGAATTGGATTGGAAAAAAACGGGGACAAATTGCTATATATTGTTGTAAACAAATCTCCAAGATTCCCAACAATGGAGAGTTTTGGAAAGAACACTCATCACTCCTCCCTCATTCTTCCTCCAAAACACCGAAAGACCtagaaatcagaaatttttttttacagcGAGTGCAATCCGAAATATAATCTCGAGTTATTGTGTCTTGATTTTTCAACGAAAATTATCAAAGGTAACATAATCTTTCACCAACTTTGATGGTTAAAATTCTACGTTCTTCTAAATCTTCCACTTTTGAAGATTTCattactaacaaaattgaaGGAATCAATCCGTTCAAATATCTCCTCTTCCAAATACCCACACCCTCCAAAATTGGTATCCAAACAACGGAAAACCTATCCCTTCAAATTCCTCCATTTTTCCCTTCCAATTTCACCAATCCAAACACAACATTAGTGTTCAAGTTCAATATTGTACAACACATATAGAGCGATTCCAAATAAGAGTAAAAGCAGTTTTCATaacattgttcattcttgaaaCAATCTAGACAAAGGAGAGATAGGGTACATCCTAGAAAAAACAATTGCAATATTTGAAACCACTTCGTATGTTTCATGAGTTTTGTACATTTTCAATAGCAATGAAGTAATGGTCACAATAACTGGATGTATTTAAGCTCCAACATTGTTAGTACAGGCACATAATTAGATTTACTTAAATTTGTGACTAACTATTCATTTCCAAATTACAcatctatatctatatctaaTACTAAAACAAATACCACCTAAGGACACGTGTCATGTTCTGATGAGTTTAGTTTTCGCCTAATAACTAGAGTACTGAATACGCTATTACCTCAAATAGCTTTTAATATCTAGATTATCTACTATAATAATCCCTACAATTAAGGAATTAATTACTGCAACATTACTGACTTTCTATGTCTCCTTAAActaattatcatattttttgaaGATCATTGCAACTTGTGATGGAACATTACTTCTATCTTTTTCTCCTAAAAATTCCCTATCTTTCTTCTATTctcatatttaaaaaattgggtttttttttttttaattatctctctatagattttttgggtttagcTAATTCGAACCAAAGAGAGAAGTAAAGCATGTAACCAATCTCGATGAATGGGCCATATCTCCTGCATTAgtctatttttatcttttattttcttaaatatttaatttattgatttttgatatattttttctatgcatgtgaatgatttatttataaatctaaattttaattgctttttattgttattattttgattgatcAAACCTGGATCtctttttttctaatttagcaaattttatttctttattcaaaTTGAGGGGAAGTAAATCGTGTTTAGAGATGGACGAAATCTATAGAGGAGTAATTAAACTTGAGAAGGATTGACAATAACAATCGTGATATTGTTCCTAATACTAagatctaaaattttatttccctgataggaaaataataagcaaGATATAAAATTAGAATTCAATCATTTGATCATTACctaacataaattttaaatttttactgcaTGATCAATCATATATAGCAGTTTCATGGGTCAAAAGTAAGCAAAAACTAAAGATTACGTAAATATTTATACTTTAACATACAATATTGTATACAAAAAAGTGGTTCAATATTTATAGTTGATAAAAGTTGTTATAAATGTATCTATTTCACTAagtttatatatattgtttaactttattttccgTCGTAATGTATATTATGGTACAGAAACCTACATTTCAAATAGCGTaccaatattattttttattcatctgtttttaatattttgcatttatttacgtaaaaatataagttaaatatgataaaatattaaataactcGTGCTTAGCACGGACAATCACCTAGTAAATATCTAAGCTCAAGTTTATTAACTGGCTAGAGGCATGATGATACAACTCAATATGATGCTAAAATTAACGGGTTAAGATGATTAAATGCCTTTAAGATAGTTGCGTAAGTCATACTCTAATAATCTTATGTTTGTACAAATTATTCTCCATCTTCTctttttttctcactttttgTATCACCATTGTGTTTCACCACTAATATGACTACTCTTCATACCAACCAGGCTACCTCACAtacaaaactaaaaattttaaaagaaggCATCGTTTAAATTCTAAACTTACCCCAGACAACAAAAAACAATAGATTGCAGAATAACAAGAACCACACACAAACAAatgcttaaaaaataattttacaagaTTGAATACAAGTGGTAAAAACGTCACCTCAAGACCAATGCAGTTTATATGGTACGAAGACAAGCACATATCACAATGAAACAGTTCCCCTCCATACTGACAAACTAAGCAAACTGAGTCATGGCATATACTCTTATTACCCTTCTTTTTCTGAGGACTCTCTAATGCATCTTTAGTCTCATGTTCTTGACAAGAGGCTGTGATAGAACGTCCAGCAGTCACCCTCTGCCTTCGCATGCAATGACCATCAGTCAAATAGCCACTCTTGCTGACAGAGCCAACAAAAGAATCCTCTGCATCACTCATACACATACGCCTCGTTCTAACTGAAAGACGAACTCCTTTATCTTTTGTTTTCTGCCTTTGCATGCAATGACCATAAGTCAAATAGCCACTCTTACTGACAACACCAACCAAAGAATCCTCTGCATCACTCATACACATATGCCTCGTTCTAACCGAAAGACTAATTTCTTTACCTTTTCTTTGCTGCATTGACCCTTTAAGGACAGAAGCATCTAAAAAGCGCAGCTTACACCTCTTGGATTTCCCCTTTCTTTTCTGCACTACATGTATTTGAGAAATATTAGGGAAAGAAATTTCCTTTCCTCTTGGTTTAGCCGTCATTTCATCAATAATATCCCTGAAATATTCTTTCCACATACAATATGCACCACATGTCCACTCTGAAATCATTTTCCGGAAGCCATAATGTACTTTCAAACGGGACCAAACACGCATAATAAATTGATATAGATGACCATCTTTTTTGTACTCTTTAGCGAGGTCCACTAATACCCAAGCACCCCTTTCTCTCCACTGACCAGAAAATTCGTCCCATCCATAAGTGAGACGTAAATCAGCCAGTTTAAATACTTCTTCATCACCCTCATCAGGAAAAAAAACGCGACACTCCTTTGCACCTTCATCACAATCAAAAACCACTCCTTCCCACCATGCTTCCTTGTACAAGACATCGACACAAACACCAAGAG from the Amaranthus tricolor cultivar Red isolate AtriRed21 chromosome 12, ASM2621246v1, whole genome shotgun sequence genome contains:
- the LOC130828401 gene encoding uncharacterized protein LOC130828401 — its product is MKERKLLLNEAVEVRQLEEGLRGSWHPGVVVGVSNLCRQVMYEELLCESGNSKLIESIPATGEIEGLYQRQSIKFNHRGRIRPKPPKPQQSVTSSKLTLGVCVDVLYKEAWWEGVVFDCDEGAKECRVFFPDEGDEEVFKLADLRLTYGWDEFSGQWRERGAWVLVDLAKEYKKDGHLYQFIMRVWSRLKVHYGFRKMISEWTCGAYCMWKEYFRDIIDEMTAKPRGKEISFPNISQIHVVQKRKGKSKRCKLRFLDASVLKGSMQQRKGKEISLSVRTRHMCMSDAEDSLVGVVSKSGYLTYGHCMQRQKTKDKGVRLSVRTRRMCMSDAEDSFVGSVSKSGYLTDGHCMRRQRVTAGRSITASCQEHETKDALESPQKKKGNKSICHDSVCLVCQYGGELFHCDMCLSSYHINCIGLEEAPAGESFCPSCKCGLCGSDYSDNDDQLFTQACYQCSRRYHVACLNEAGTLVSDNCFSDKFCSRSCFEICSRLHKLLQISNPTSREGFTWTITRSRRNDCNVHNERFHTLIQVSQVLNVFHECFEPIIEPHTERDLVADIVYNSGSKFRRLDFHGFYVIALVHNEEPVCVATIRIHGQKVAEMPLVATRFKYRRKGMCRLLVDELEKMLVEMGVERLVLPAIAQLSNTWVSSFGFTDMPSLLRKELLGYPFVLFQGTTMFQKILRRSAPTDSLRATKELRRTGLAVVQENILEHDLNRTFNLHYKRRRKAESTREKKKSLIDGAARQHHTYKCVYKRRRIQAKSNIGNLDENKEVDEEGFINVTDKVSTKSTSKSGNSKMNRPSSVWQLFDKIMLNGILKWAKCKYCGAQLTAGSNGTSHLHKHASRSCPGRHLRLTPTNQTKDDGLNFKKDY